The following proteins come from a genomic window of Synechococcus sp. NB0720_010:
- a CDS encoding recombinase family protein yields MRRYVLYRRVSSQEQGKSGLGLEAQERDIQLFLDNYADTPYLVVGDFVETHTGSDNDRPQLQAAIALAKKEDAVLVVSKLDRLSRRVSFLAALMEEKGLTFKVAQMPYADAFQLHIYAALAEQEKCFIASRTKAALQAAKARGVRLGAPTYCVKALAAAKKQKALEDAKKVEGVIVPLRKSGASLRTICGVLNASGARTSRGNDFNPQLVSQMLMRLEAVA; encoded by the coding sequence ATGCGTCGTTATGTCCTTTACAGGAGGGTCAGCAGTCAGGAGCAAGGCAAAAGCGGTCTTGGTCTGGAGGCACAGGAGCGGGATATCCAACTCTTCTTGGATAACTACGCCGATACGCCATACCTAGTGGTCGGGGACTTTGTGGAGACACATACAGGGTCTGACAACGACCGACCTCAACTGCAAGCCGCTATTGCCTTGGCAAAGAAGGAGGACGCAGTGCTTGTGGTCTCCAAGCTGGATAGGTTGTCCCGTCGGGTCTCCTTCCTTGCAGCACTAATGGAGGAGAAGGGTCTGACCTTCAAGGTCGCCCAAATGCCTTACGCAGACGCTTTCCAACTGCATATCTACGCAGCACTTGCGGAGCAGGAGAAGTGCTTCATAGCCAGCAGGACAAAGGCAGCACTGCAAGCAGCAAAAGCAAGAGGCGTCCGCCTTGGTGCTCCTACTTACTGCGTCAAAGCACTGGCAGCAGCGAAGAAGCAGAAGGCACTGGAAGACGCCAAGAAGGTTGAAGGTGTCATAGTCCCGCTGCGTAAGTCGGGTGCGTCTCTACGCACTATCTGTGGCGTCCTCAACGCAAGTGGAGCAAGGACCAGCAGGGGCAACGACTTCAACCCACAACTTGTTTCTCAAATGCTGATGAGACTGGAGGCAGTGGCGTGA
- the mrdA gene encoding penicillin-binding protein 2: MAIASNPHRSAGLQRQPAILLGLVLFFASAMVVRLGWLQLLHGSENRERADENRIRLLARNPVRGRILDRHGQVLVSSRLIYSLYLQPKDLPKGSWPALRERLSALMNIPQKQLEQRKRRGPGKQEYRIELASELTPEQVLRFREQAGDLRGAQVDLDVVRSYPHGSLGAHTLGYTQPITEQEYKVLAKRGYKIRDRIGRIGVEAAYEQHLRGTWGGQMVEVNAMGEIQRVLGDRPSKAGKDLVVTLDLPLQRAAEAALKGKPGGAIVALNPRTGAILALASRPNFDPNFFSKTVTTQREYDALFASPSKPLFSRAMNAYDPGSTWKPVTAFAGMASGKFPANTKLMTRGCITYGGHCFPDHNGAGFGLIGYEDALRFSSNTFYYQVGVGVGSMPLYDAAVKLGFTKPTGIEIGYEESTGLVGNEQWAAKGRTWGKPGTTPWIPEDMASMSIGQSVVQVTPLQLARAYAVFANGGYLITPHLVDRGLDWTAPPRRTKVDIKPSTLATINRGLRKVVQEGTGYAMNQAAELPPVAGKTGTAEDSTGGPDHAWFACFAPYPNGEIVVVAFAQNTPGGGSVHALPMARQVLQVWAQQRSR, translated from the coding sequence TTGGCCATCGCCTCCAACCCTCACCGCAGTGCCGGGCTCCAGCGTCAGCCCGCGATTCTGCTGGGTTTGGTGCTGTTCTTCGCTTCGGCGATGGTCGTGCGGCTGGGTTGGTTGCAGCTGCTCCATGGCAGCGAAAACCGGGAGCGCGCTGACGAGAACCGGATCCGCTTGCTGGCGCGTAACCCCGTCCGTGGGCGGATCTTGGATCGCCATGGACAGGTCCTGGTCTCAAGCCGCCTGATCTACAGCCTGTATCTGCAGCCCAAGGATCTGCCGAAGGGTTCCTGGCCAGCTCTGCGGGAGAGGCTGAGCGCTCTGATGAACATCCCCCAGAAGCAACTGGAGCAGCGCAAGCGTCGCGGTCCCGGCAAGCAGGAATACCGCATTGAGCTCGCCAGTGAACTGACGCCGGAGCAGGTCCTGCGCTTCCGGGAGCAGGCCGGCGACCTGCGGGGAGCCCAGGTGGATCTGGATGTGGTGCGCAGCTACCCCCACGGCTCACTTGGCGCCCACACCTTGGGCTACACCCAGCCCATCACTGAGCAGGAATACAAGGTTCTGGCCAAGCGGGGCTACAAGATCCGCGACCGCATTGGCCGCATTGGTGTGGAGGCCGCCTATGAGCAACACCTGCGGGGCACCTGGGGCGGCCAGATGGTCGAGGTCAACGCCATGGGCGAGATCCAGCGCGTCCTCGGCGATCGCCCCTCCAAGGCCGGCAAGGACTTGGTGGTCACGCTTGATCTCCCGCTCCAGCGGGCGGCTGAGGCGGCCCTGAAGGGCAAGCCCGGCGGCGCCATCGTTGCCCTGAATCCCAGGACCGGGGCGATCTTGGCCTTGGCCAGTCGCCCCAATTTCGATCCCAACTTCTTCTCCAAGACCGTCACGACCCAGCGGGAGTACGACGCCCTCTTTGCCTCTCCCTCTAAGCCTCTCTTCAGCCGGGCGATGAATGCCTATGACCCCGGCAGCACCTGGAAGCCGGTGACCGCCTTCGCCGGGATGGCCTCGGGCAAGTTTCCGGCGAACACCAAGCTGATGACCCGCGGCTGCATCACCTACGGGGGGCACTGTTTCCCCGACCACAACGGTGCCGGGTTTGGCCTGATCGGCTACGAGGATGCCCTGCGCTTCTCGAGCAACACCTTCTATTACCAAGTCGGTGTTGGGGTGGGCTCGATGCCCCTCTATGACGCCGCGGTGAAGTTGGGATTCACGAAGCCCACGGGCATTGAGATCGGCTACGAGGAAAGCACCGGTCTGGTGGGCAATGAGCAGTGGGCCGCCAAGGGACGCACCTGGGGTAAGCCCGGCACCACCCCTTGGATCCCCGAGGACATGGCGAGCATGTCGATTGGCCAGTCCGTGGTCCAGGTCACCCCTTTGCAGTTGGCTCGGGCCTACGCCGTCTTTGCCAATGGTGGTTATCTGATCACCCCCCACTTGGTTGATCGCGGCTTGGATTGGACCGCTCCGCCTCGCCGCACCAAGGTGGACATCAAGCCCTCGACCCTGGCCACGATCAACCGCGGCTTGCGCAAGGTGGTTCAGGAGGGCACTGGCTATGCCATGAACCAGGCGGCGGAGTTGCCGCCCGTGGCGGGCAAGACCGGAACCGCCGAGGACAGCACCGGTGGCCCTGACCACGCCTGGTTTGCCTGTTTTGCTCCCTATCCCAACGGTGAGATTGTCGTGGTCGCCTTCGCCCAGAACACCCCTGGCGGTGGTTCAGTGCATGCCTTGCCGATGGCCCGCCAGGTGCTGCAGGTCTGGGCCCAGCAACGCAGCCGTTAG
- a CDS encoding glycosyltransferase family 1 protein encodes MKIALFTETFLPKVDGIVTRLTKTVQHLVAAGDEVMIFCPEGAPESYMGAQVVGVPAMPLPLYPELKLALPRPSVSDALEAFAPDLVHVVNPAVLGLGGIWLAKTKGYPLVASYHTHLPKYLEHYGLGMLEPVLWELLKMAHNQAQLNLCTSTAMVAELSEKGIQHTDLWQRGVDTDLFRPELRSQAMRDRLLAGRSDTGKLLLYIGRLSAEKQIERIRPVLDAMPDARLALVGDGPYRQQLETLFAGSATHFVGYLAGEELASAYASADAFLFPSSTETLGLVLLEAMAAGCPVVGANRGGIPDIVSDGVNGCLYEPDGADGGAGSLSAATQRLLGDPGQREELRRNAREEAERWGWAGATEQLRGYYRQVLNAPAPSLA; translated from the coding sequence TTGAAAATCGCCCTCTTCACCGAGACCTTCCTGCCGAAGGTTGATGGGATCGTGACCCGGCTCACCAAAACGGTGCAGCACCTTGTTGCGGCCGGTGACGAGGTCATGATCTTCTGCCCTGAGGGGGCGCCTGAGTCCTACATGGGGGCCCAGGTGGTGGGGGTCCCGGCCATGCCCCTCCCGCTCTACCCAGAACTGAAGTTGGCGTTGCCAAGGCCGTCGGTCTCCGACGCGCTGGAGGCCTTTGCCCCTGATCTGGTACACGTCGTCAACCCTGCCGTGCTCGGCCTGGGGGGAATCTGGCTCGCCAAAACCAAGGGGTATCCCCTGGTGGCGAGTTATCACACGCACCTACCCAAATACCTGGAGCACTACGGCCTGGGCATGCTCGAGCCGGTGCTCTGGGAGCTGCTGAAGATGGCCCACAACCAGGCTCAGCTGAACCTCTGCACCTCCACCGCGATGGTGGCCGAGCTGAGTGAGAAGGGCATCCAGCACACGGATCTTTGGCAACGGGGGGTCGACACCGATCTCTTCCGGCCCGAGCTGCGCAGCCAGGCCATGCGCGATCGTCTCCTGGCGGGCCGCAGCGACACCGGCAAGCTGCTGCTCTACATCGGACGTCTGTCGGCCGAAAAGCAGATCGAGCGCATTCGCCCCGTCCTCGATGCGATGCCCGATGCACGCCTGGCGCTGGTGGGAGATGGCCCCTATCGCCAACAACTCGAGACCTTGTTCGCCGGCAGTGCCACCCACTTCGTGGGCTATCTCGCCGGTGAAGAGCTGGCCAGCGCCTACGCCAGCGCCGATGCCTTCCTCTTCCCCAGCAGCACCGAGACCCTGGGCTTGGTGCTGCTCGAAGCAATGGCGGCGGGCTGCCCCGTGGTCGGAGCGAACCGCGGCGGGATCCCGGACATCGTCAGCGATGGAGTCAATGGCTGCCTCTATGAACCCGATGGAGCCGATGGCGGGGCCGGAAGCCTGAGCGCCGCCACCCAACGGCTCCTCGGAGATCCAGGACAGCGGGAAGAGCTGCGCCGCAATGCCCGAGAAGAGGCCGAGCGCTGGGGCTGGGCCGGTGCCACCGAGCAGCTGCGTGGCTACTACCGCCAGGTGCTCAACGCACCAGCACCAAGCCTCGCCTAA
- a CDS encoding NAD-dependent epimerase/dehydratase family protein, with amino-acid sequence MKVFVLGGDGFCGWPCAVNLADQGHDVVIVDNLSRRKIDIDLEVESLTPITSIGERLKAWEEIGGKPMRFVHMDIAHEYQRLVDLLLAERPDSVVHFAEQRAAPYSMKSSATKRYTVDNNVNGTHNLLAAIVETGLDCHVVHLGTMGVYGYGSHRGATIPEGYLKVEVPQPDGSRFEEEILHPASPGSVYHMTKTLDQLLFLYYNKNDQVRITDLHQGIVWGTNTEATDRDPRLTNRFDYDGDYGTVLNRFLMQAAIGYPLTVHGTGGQTRAFIHIRDSVKCVQLALENPPSKGERVKIFNQMTESHQVGELAKKVAALTGAQVNNLPNPRNEAVENDLIVDNRCFIELGLNPTTLDDGLLKEVVEIATRYADRCDRNRILCTSAWTKTQEQAIKAT; translated from the coding sequence GTGAAGGTTTTCGTTCTCGGCGGTGACGGCTTCTGTGGCTGGCCTTGTGCCGTGAACCTGGCCGACCAGGGCCACGATGTGGTCATCGTCGACAACCTGAGCCGACGCAAGATCGATATTGACCTCGAAGTGGAGTCACTGACTCCCATCACCAGCATTGGCGAGCGGCTGAAGGCCTGGGAGGAGATCGGCGGCAAGCCCATGCGCTTCGTGCACATGGACATCGCCCATGAGTACCAGCGGTTGGTGGATCTGCTGCTGGCTGAGCGACCCGACTCCGTGGTGCACTTCGCCGAGCAGCGGGCTGCGCCTTACTCGATGAAGAGCAGCGCCACCAAGCGCTACACCGTCGACAACAACGTCAACGGCACCCACAACCTGCTGGCCGCCATCGTTGAGACCGGCCTCGACTGCCATGTCGTGCACCTGGGCACCATGGGCGTCTATGGCTATGGCTCCCACCGCGGCGCCACCATCCCCGAGGGCTACCTGAAGGTGGAGGTGCCCCAGCCCGATGGCAGCCGCTTCGAGGAGGAAATCCTCCACCCGGCCAGCCCGGGCAGCGTCTATCACATGACCAAGACGCTGGATCAGCTGCTCTTCCTCTACTACAACAAAAACGACCAGGTCCGCATCACCGACCTGCACCAGGGCATCGTCTGGGGCACCAACACCGAAGCCACCGACCGCGACCCGCGCCTGACCAACCGCTTCGACTACGACGGCGACTACGGCACGGTGCTCAACCGCTTCTTGATGCAGGCGGCCATCGGCTATCCCCTGACCGTGCACGGCACCGGCGGCCAGACCCGCGCCTTCATCCACATCCGTGACTCGGTGAAGTGCGTCCAGCTGGCCCTGGAGAACCCCCCCAGCAAGGGAGAGCGGGTGAAGATCTTCAACCAGATGACCGAAAGCCATCAGGTGGGTGAGCTCGCCAAGAAAGTCGCCGCCCTCACCGGAGCCCAGGTCAACAACCTCCCCAACCCCCGCAACGAGGCGGTGGAAAACGACCTGATCGTTGATAACCGCTGTTTCATCGAGCTGGGCCTCAACCCCACCACCCTGGATGACGGTCTGCTGAAGGAAGTGGTGGAGATCGCCACCCGCTACGCCGATCGCTGCGACCGCAACCGCATCCTCTGCACCTCCGCCTGGACCAAGACCCAGGAGCAAGCCATTAAGGCCACCTGA
- the psb34 gene encoding photosystem II assembly protein Psb34, which produces MQVTEEDGGRLNAFAREPRMEVIEAGEARGANSKVLLIGGALLVILMMAVAVGIS; this is translated from the coding sequence ATGCAGGTCACAGAAGAGGACGGCGGCAGGCTCAATGCCTTCGCCCGGGAGCCCCGGATGGAGGTGATCGAGGCCGGTGAGGCCCGTGGCGCCAACAGCAAAGTGCTCCTAATCGGCGGCGCTCTGTTGGTGATCCTGATGATGGCCGTTGCGGTAGGAATCAGCTGA
- a CDS encoding thiazole synthase, whose amino-acid sequence MTGTGKYPSLQAMQASLESSACEIVTVAVRRVQSQAAGHEGLMEAVDWSRIWMLPNTAGCATAEEAIRVARLGRELAKLAGQEDNTFVKLEVIPDSKHLLPDPIGTLEAAEQLVKEGFTVLPYINADPLLAKRLEEAGCATVMPLGSPIGSGQGIRNAANIALIIENASVPVVVDAGLGVPSEAAQAMEMGADALLINSAIALAGNPAAMARAMAMACEAGRTAFHAGRLPIRGEANPSSPTGGRVGT is encoded by the coding sequence ATGACGGGCACGGGTAAGTACCCCAGCCTGCAGGCCATGCAGGCCAGCCTCGAATCAAGCGCCTGCGAGATCGTCACCGTGGCCGTGCGACGGGTGCAGTCCCAAGCCGCAGGCCATGAAGGCCTGATGGAAGCGGTGGATTGGAGTCGAATCTGGATGCTCCCCAACACCGCCGGCTGTGCCACCGCCGAGGAAGCCATTCGCGTGGCCCGACTGGGGCGAGAACTCGCGAAGTTGGCCGGACAAGAAGACAACACCTTCGTCAAGCTGGAGGTGATCCCCGACTCCAAACACCTGCTGCCCGATCCAATCGGGACCCTGGAGGCCGCCGAACAGCTGGTGAAGGAGGGATTCACCGTTCTTCCCTATATCAATGCCGACCCCCTCTTGGCCAAACGGCTGGAGGAGGCCGGCTGCGCGACGGTCATGCCCCTGGGCTCACCGATTGGTTCCGGCCAAGGCATCCGCAATGCCGCCAACATCGCCCTGATCATCGAGAACGCTTCGGTTCCGGTCGTCGTCGATGCCGGCCTGGGCGTTCCAAGCGAAGCCGCCCAAGCGATGGAAATGGGAGCCGATGCGCTGCTCATCAACAGCGCCATCGCCCTAGCTGGGAATCCAGCTGCCATGGCCCGGGCGATGGCCATGGCCTGCGAAGCCGGACGCACCGCCTTTCATGCCGGCCGTCTGCCCATCCGCGGCGAGGCCAACCCCAGTTCCCCCACGGGCGGACGGGTCGGCACATAA
- a CDS encoding tetratricopeptide repeat protein → MDVSLPQAYLIGLLLLLGTAAVLVARQILRVRRDESALARLEAQAKAGDKSAGDLYELASVQLRKRLYGQATENLKLAAKRASGEPSEAQALIENALGFALAAQSNYSGAIKHYRAALRAKSDYPVALNNLAFALEKQQKSDEAKETYAKVLELDAANKTAKRRLKRLERTAA, encoded by the coding sequence ATGGATGTTTCACTCCCACAGGCCTACCTGATTGGGCTTTTGTTGTTGCTGGGCACCGCAGCGGTGCTCGTCGCACGGCAGATCCTGCGGGTCCGCCGCGACGAGTCCGCACTGGCACGCCTCGAAGCACAGGCCAAGGCCGGCGACAAGAGTGCCGGCGACCTCTACGAATTGGCCTCAGTTCAGCTGCGCAAACGCCTCTACGGGCAAGCCACGGAAAACCTGAAGCTCGCCGCCAAGCGAGCCAGCGGCGAACCCAGCGAGGCCCAGGCCCTGATCGAAAACGCCCTGGGCTTTGCCCTGGCGGCCCAAAGCAATTACAGCGGCGCGATCAAGCACTACCGCGCAGCCCTGCGGGCCAAGTCGGACTACCCCGTCGCCCTCAACAACCTGGCCTTCGCGCTGGAAAAGCAACAGAAAAGCGACGAGGCCAAAGAGACCTACGCCAAGGTGCTCGAGCTCGACGCCGCCAACAAAACAGCAAAGCGTCGGCTCAAGCGGCTGGAGCGCACGGCCGCCTAG
- the rplT gene encoding 50S ribosomal protein L20 has product MARVKRGNVARKRRNKILRLARGFRGGNGTLFRTANQRVMKALCNAYRDRRRRKRDFRRLWIARINAAARLNGLSYSRLIGGLKKADVQLNRKMLAQLAVLDPTSFATVVGAAKS; this is encoded by the coding sequence ATGGCCCGCGTTAAGAGGGGCAACGTCGCCCGTAAACGCCGCAACAAGATCCTTCGCCTTGCGCGTGGCTTCCGTGGTGGCAACGGCACCCTGTTCCGGACCGCCAACCAGCGGGTGATGAAGGCGCTCTGCAACGCCTACCGCGACCGTCGCCGCCGCAAGCGCGACTTCCGTCGTCTTTGGATCGCCCGTATCAACGCTGCTGCTCGCCTGAATGGCCTGAGCTACAGCCGTCTGATCGGCGGCCTGAAGAAGGCTGACGTGCAGCTGAACCGCAAGATGCTGGCCCAGCTGGCCGTGCTGGATCCCACCAGCTTCGCCACTGTCGTGGGCGCCGCCAAGAGCTGA
- the rpmI gene encoding 50S ribosomal protein L35, with amino-acid sequence MPKLKTRKAAAKRFKATGTGKFMRRHAFRNHLLDHKSPKRKRFLGTMAVVDERDADNVKAMLPYS; translated from the coding sequence ATGCCGAAGCTCAAGACCCGCAAAGCAGCCGCCAAGCGGTTCAAAGCGACCGGCACCGGGAAGTTCATGCGCCGGCACGCTTTCCGCAATCACCTGCTCGATCACAAGAGCCCTAAGCGCAAGCGCTTCCTCGGCACCATGGCCGTGGTTGACGAGCGTGATGCGGACAACGTGAAGGCCATGCTCCCTTACAGCTGA
- a CDS encoding SpoIID/LytB domain-containing protein, with amino-acid sequence MQRSLMAVLAASCLLAGCQGTDAQAQALTHRPVPAPPRVDGAQPVLWVALADHLGAAPLQLVAAASVVRLSDASGFQASGQRLSLRWRPKPLSEPLTIRRRVLGPFSSFETAEQAALAWRRLGAKAVVAHPGEWEVWAAPDQPVPPAYGSKVEEKVVSEVLTLQLERPDGWRDLQGPVRIEASAGLRWQGGVFQGPFRLQPDAYGSWTLVEQVPLERYLHGVVPHEIGAGAPPAALAAQAVLARTWALGNQHRFALDGYHLCSDTQCQVYSDPRLARAGVKQAIRSTQGQVLTWQGQPIHAVYHASNGGVSADEDEAWTLPELAYLEPAFDRAGGPPQGLALPLTQRQQVRSVLAATAGVYGQNHPYFRWQRVLGQDTFARALGTGAAAVGSPVKPVVLERGPSGRVVRLALRGPLGEKVLVRDAIRRTLRGLPSTLFVIEPAGAGLWRFEGGGFGHGAGLSQAGAIDLGGRGWSVKQILRHYYPGTELVPLPAIKAAKGGS; translated from the coding sequence ATGCAGCGTTCCTTGATGGCGGTCCTCGCCGCGTCCTGTCTCCTGGCGGGCTGCCAAGGAACGGATGCCCAGGCCCAGGCCCTGACCCACCGGCCAGTGCCCGCCCCGCCAAGGGTGGATGGTGCCCAGCCCGTGCTCTGGGTGGCTCTAGCGGACCATCTGGGGGCCGCGCCGCTGCAGCTGGTGGCGGCTGCTTCTGTGGTGAGGCTCAGCGATGCCTCCGGCTTTCAAGCCAGTGGCCAGCGCCTGTCCTTGCGCTGGAGACCCAAGCCGCTGAGCGAGCCGCTCACGATTCGCCGGCGGGTGCTGGGGCCGTTCTCCAGCTTTGAGACCGCTGAGCAGGCCGCCCTGGCTTGGCGTCGTCTCGGAGCAAAGGCGGTGGTCGCCCACCCCGGGGAGTGGGAGGTCTGGGCTGCCCCGGACCAGCCTGTTCCGCCGGCCTACGGCTCCAAGGTTGAAGAGAAGGTTGTCAGTGAGGTCTTGACCCTGCAGCTGGAACGGCCCGATGGCTGGAGAGATCTCCAGGGGCCTGTTCGGATTGAAGCCTCCGCTGGCCTGCGCTGGCAGGGCGGGGTCTTCCAGGGGCCCTTCCGCCTGCAGCCCGACGCCTATGGCAGTTGGACCCTGGTGGAGCAGGTGCCCTTAGAGCGCTATCTCCACGGTGTCGTGCCCCATGAGATCGGTGCTGGAGCGCCGCCTGCGGCTTTGGCTGCCCAGGCGGTGTTGGCGCGCACTTGGGCTCTGGGCAATCAGCATCGTTTTGCCCTGGATGGCTACCACCTTTGCTCGGATACCCAGTGCCAGGTCTATAGCGATCCACGCCTGGCCCGCGCTGGGGTGAAGCAGGCCATTCGATCGACCCAGGGCCAGGTGCTGACCTGGCAGGGGCAACCGATCCATGCCGTGTATCACGCCAGTAACGGAGGAGTCAGTGCAGATGAGGACGAGGCCTGGACCTTGCCCGAACTCGCCTATCTGGAGCCCGCTTTTGATCGGGCCGGAGGCCCTCCCCAGGGATTGGCTTTGCCCCTGACCCAGCGTCAGCAGGTTCGATCGGTCTTGGCGGCGACAGCGGGTGTCTATGGCCAGAACCACCCCTACTTCCGCTGGCAGCGCGTCCTCGGGCAGGACACCTTTGCCCGTGCCCTGGGTACGGGAGCGGCCGCCGTTGGATCGCCGGTGAAGCCGGTTGTTCTGGAGCGGGGCCCGAGTGGTCGCGTGGTGCGGTTGGCCCTCAGGGGGCCCCTGGGAGAAAAGGTGCTGGTGCGGGATGCCATCCGCCGCACCCTGCGTGGCTTACCCAGCACCCTTTTTGTGATTGAACCCGCCGGGGCAGGTCTTTGGCGCTTCGAGGGAGGTGGTTTTGGCCATGGCGCTGGTTTGTCTCAGGCCGGCGCCATCGATTTGGGAGGACGGGGTTGGAGCGTGAAGCAGATCCTTCGTCACTACTACCCGGGAACTGAGTTGGTTCCTCTGCCAGCCATCAAGGCTGCGAAGGGGGGCTCTTAG
- a CDS encoding glycosyltransferase family 2 protein, protein MAAGGTATGARRLQASLFLLCCCGAAAVPHRLPASQALWPATALTLLLGLYVLRAVFLPALRGAKAEGPAVLEALPAVDLVVAARDEEAVIGRLVERLAALSYPADRLKIWIVDDGSEDRTPEVLSEYQARFPQLQVLRRPRDAGGGKSGALNAVLPNLQGRWLLVLDADAQLQPDLLERLVRFAEQGGWSAVQLRKSVVNPDLNWLTRAQAMEMALDAVIQQGRLFSGGVVELRGNGQLLQREAVLSCEGFNEATVTDDLDLSFRLLVQQQPVALLWDPPVQEEAVTAWSALWRQRQRWAEGGLQRFFDYWPQLTGSEVSAARKLDLSCFFLLQYALPVMAAADALMALITRTPPLSWPLSFVAFGLSGGAILAGCSRRSEGPDLPAMGPINLAWGIAYLGHWFVVIPYTTLRMALLPKRLVWAKTLHVGAEPDQAAA, encoded by the coding sequence ATGGCCGCTGGGGGCACAGCCACAGGAGCGCGCCGACTGCAGGCCTCCCTCTTTCTCCTCTGCTGTTGCGGTGCGGCAGCGGTTCCCCATCGTCTGCCTGCCTCCCAGGCCCTCTGGCCTGCCACGGCCCTGACGCTGCTGCTGGGTCTGTACGTCCTGCGCGCTGTCTTTCTTCCAGCGCTGAGAGGTGCGAAGGCGGAAGGCCCAGCCGTCTTGGAGGCGTTGCCCGCCGTTGATCTGGTGGTGGCAGCCCGCGATGAAGAAGCTGTGATTGGTCGCTTGGTGGAGCGACTGGCCGCCCTGAGTTACCCGGCCGATCGCCTCAAGATCTGGATCGTCGATGACGGCAGCGAAGACCGCACTCCAGAGGTCCTGAGCGAGTACCAGGCCCGTTTCCCTCAGCTCCAGGTCCTGCGCCGTCCCCGCGATGCGGGCGGCGGCAAGTCGGGTGCTCTGAACGCGGTGCTGCCGAACCTCCAGGGGCGTTGGCTCTTGGTCCTGGATGCCGATGCCCAGTTGCAGCCGGATCTGCTGGAGCGTTTGGTTCGCTTTGCCGAGCAGGGCGGTTGGTCCGCCGTGCAGCTGCGCAAGTCCGTGGTCAATCCCGACCTCAATTGGTTGACCCGCGCCCAGGCCATGGAGATGGCCCTCGATGCCGTCATCCAGCAGGGGCGACTGTTTTCTGGCGGTGTTGTTGAGCTTCGCGGCAATGGTCAATTGCTCCAGCGGGAGGCGGTGCTCAGCTGCGAAGGCTTCAACGAAGCCACCGTCACCGATGACCTCGACTTGAGTTTCCGTCTGCTGGTGCAGCAGCAACCGGTTGCCCTGCTCTGGGATCCCCCGGTGCAAGAGGAGGCGGTGACCGCCTGGAGTGCCCTCTGGCGCCAGCGGCAACGTTGGGCCGAGGGGGGACTGCAGCGTTTCTTCGATTACTGGCCTCAGCTGACCGGAAGCGAGGTCTCTGCGGCGCGCAAGCTCGATCTGAGCTGCTTTTTTCTGCTGCAATACGCCCTGCCCGTGATGGCCGCAGCCGATGCCCTCATGGCCCTGATCACGCGCACGCCACCGCTGAGTTGGCCCCTGTCCTTTGTGGCCTTTGGCCTCTCGGGCGGAGCGATTTTGGCGGGCTGCTCCCGCCGCTCCGAAGGGCCGGACCTACCCGCGATGGGCCCGATCAACCTGGCCTGGGGCATTGCCTATCTGGGCCACTGGTTCGTGGTGATTCCGTACACCACCCTCCGGATGGCGCTGCTACCCAAGCGGCTGGTCTGGGCCAAGACCCTGCATGTAGGGGCTGAGCCTGATCAGGCCGCGGCTTGA